In Tepidisphaeraceae bacterium, the following proteins share a genomic window:
- a CDS encoding response regulator has protein sequence MVAFAPIDEPQPRPTRVLLCDDAPVERLALAHLLRREGFEVDEAGDGESAIQQLKHRQIDAVLLDLNMPDVDGFGVLSYVQEHRRSLPVILLSGMPLDSIQHKIHLLPDRALPPLLLKPIDPDQLLGILDLQLNGELPAAGPEGDSV, from the coding sequence CAGCCCCGCCCCACGCGTGTCCTGCTTTGCGATGACGCGCCGGTCGAGCGGCTGGCGCTGGCGCATTTACTGCGCCGCGAAGGCTTCGAGGTCGACGAGGCCGGTGACGGTGAGTCGGCCATCCAGCAACTGAAGCATCGCCAGATCGACGCCGTCCTGCTCGACCTGAACATGCCCGACGTCGACGGCTTCGGTGTGCTGAGCTACGTGCAGGAACACCGCCGCTCGCTGCCGGTCATCCTGCTCAGCGGCATGCCGCTCGACAGCATCCAACACAAGATTCACCTGTTGCCCGACCGCGCGCTTCCGCCGCTGCTATTGAAGCCGATCGACCCCGACCAACTGCTCGGCATTCTCGATCTGCAACTCAACGGCGAACTGCCCGCCGCCGGACCGGAAGGCGATTCCGTCTAG